Proteins co-encoded in one Lacerta agilis isolate rLacAgi1 chromosome 6, rLacAgi1.pri, whole genome shotgun sequence genomic window:
- the LOC117048779 gene encoding bile acid receptor-like isoform X2, translating to MKQWELEQTMANTFVTIPDGYCLSDPIQYYDAFPEHISYPLQDLDFQAAPYCQYSTIQFPAALQTPSPQTQYSTYNLDSQYSDGQYIISNCELSKPTCMGAQNDGGGYLGQKRPRLSHSALRIKGQEELCVVCGDKASGYHYNALTCEGCKGFFRRSITKNAIYRCKNGGHCEMDMYMRRKCQECRLKKCKAVGMLAECLLTEVQCKSKRLRKKSSFFCSIKMEVEGVDNKHVSSTTKPLKVQERMELTPGEHQLIDHILTAHQKCTIPLEEAKKFLQETANPEENFLHLSETAMVHVQVLVDFTKRLPGFESLASDDQIALLKGSTIETMFLRSAQIYNEQGIECQSSFHESQVKFSANAICAQDKSTYLGLSHTEESPTSTTTTGAWENSM from the exons ATGAAGCAGTGGGAGCTAGAGCAGACTATGGCAAATACCTTTGTGACAATACCTGATGGGTACTGCCTTAGTGATCCAATCCAGTATTATG ATGCCTTCCCAGAACACATCAGTTATCCACTGCAAGATCTTGACTTCCAAGCTGCTCCTTATTGCCAGTATTCAACCATTCAGTTCCCTGCAGCATTACAGACTCCATCTCCCCAAACACAGTACAGCACATACAACTTGGATTCTCAATACAGTGATGGGCAATACATCATCAGCAATTGTGAACTTAGTAAGCCCACCTGCATGGGTGCCCAGAATGATGGGGGAGGATATCTTGGACAGAAAAGACCCAGGCTTAGTCACTCTGCCTTGCGAATAAAGGGACAGGAAGAGCTCTGTGTGGTTTGTGGGGACAAGGCTTCAGGATATCATTACAATGCACTCACCTGTGAAGGCTGCAAAG GATTTTTTCGACGTAGCATCACCAAAAACGCCATCTACAGATGCAAGAATGGTGGTCACTGTGAAATGGATATGTATATGAGGAGGAAGTGTCAGGAGTGTCGCCTAAAGAAATGTAAAGCTGTGGGAATGCTGGCTGAAT GTCTACTAACAGAAGTCCAGTGTAAATCAAAGCGCCTCCGAAAGAAGAGTAGCTTCTTTTGTAGCATCAAAATGGAAGTTGAGGGAGTGGACAACAAGCATGTATCCTCTACAACAAAACCTTTAAAA GTGCAGGAGCGAATGGAACTGACACCTGGAGAACACCAGCTCATTGACCATATTTTGACTGCCCATCAAAAATGCACAATTCCCTTGGAGGAAGCAAAGAAGTTT TTGCAGGAAACTGCCAACCCTGAAGAGAACTTCCTACATCTTTCAGAAACAGCTATGGTTCATGTCCAGGTACTAGTGGATTTTACAAAAAGACTTCCAG GATTCGAAAGTTTAGCCAGTGATGATCAGATTGCATTGCTGAAAGGCTCCACAATTGAAACAATGTTTTTACGTTCTGCCCAGATATACAATGAACAAGGGATTGAATGCCAGTCATCATTCCATGAAA GTCAAGTAAAATTTTCTGCCAATGCTATATGCGCTCAAGATAAAAGTACTTACTTAGGACTGTCCCATACTGAAGAAAGCCCAACATCAACTACTACAACAG GAGCATGGGAGAACTCAATGTGA
- the LOC117048779 gene encoding bile acid receptor-like isoform X1 encodes MKQWELEQTMANTFVTIPDGYCLSDPIQYYDAFPEHISYPLQDLDFQAAPYCQYSTIQFPAALQTPSPQTQYSTYNLDSQYSDGQYIISNCELSKPTCMGAQNDGGGYLGQKRPRLSHSALRIKGQEELCVVCGDKASGYHYNALTCEGCKGFFRRSITKNAIYRCKNGGHCEMDMYMRRKCQECRLKKCKAVGMLAECLLTEVQCKSKRLRKKSSFFCSIKMEVEGVDNKHVSSTTKPLKVQERMELTPGEHQLIDHILTAHQKCTIPLEEAKKFLQETANPEENFLHLSETAMVHVQVLVDFTKRLPGFESLASDDQIALLKGSTIETMFLRSAQIYNEQGIECQSSFHESQVKFSANAICAQDKSTYLGLSHTEESPTSTTTTGITEEFITALFYFYRSMGELNVTEREYALLVATTVFFSDRPLLKNKQHVENLQEPFLGILYKYSKIYHPEEPQHFARLIGRLTELRTLNHNHSEVLISWRTRDPKRIPVLCEIWDLH; translated from the exons ATGAAGCAGTGGGAGCTAGAGCAGACTATGGCAAATACCTTTGTGACAATACCTGATGGGTACTGCCTTAGTGATCCAATCCAGTATTATG ATGCCTTCCCAGAACACATCAGTTATCCACTGCAAGATCTTGACTTCCAAGCTGCTCCTTATTGCCAGTATTCAACCATTCAGTTCCCTGCAGCATTACAGACTCCATCTCCCCAAACACAGTACAGCACATACAACTTGGATTCTCAATACAGTGATGGGCAATACATCATCAGCAATTGTGAACTTAGTAAGCCCACCTGCATGGGTGCCCAGAATGATGGGGGAGGATATCTTGGACAGAAAAGACCCAGGCTTAGTCACTCTGCCTTGCGAATAAAGGGACAGGAAGAGCTCTGTGTGGTTTGTGGGGACAAGGCTTCAGGATATCATTACAATGCACTCACCTGTGAAGGCTGCAAAG GATTTTTTCGACGTAGCATCACCAAAAACGCCATCTACAGATGCAAGAATGGTGGTCACTGTGAAATGGATATGTATATGAGGAGGAAGTGTCAGGAGTGTCGCCTAAAGAAATGTAAAGCTGTGGGAATGCTGGCTGAAT GTCTACTAACAGAAGTCCAGTGTAAATCAAAGCGCCTCCGAAAGAAGAGTAGCTTCTTTTGTAGCATCAAAATGGAAGTTGAGGGAGTGGACAACAAGCATGTATCCTCTACAACAAAACCTTTAAAA GTGCAGGAGCGAATGGAACTGACACCTGGAGAACACCAGCTCATTGACCATATTTTGACTGCCCATCAAAAATGCACAATTCCCTTGGAGGAAGCAAAGAAGTTT TTGCAGGAAACTGCCAACCCTGAAGAGAACTTCCTACATCTTTCAGAAACAGCTATGGTTCATGTCCAGGTACTAGTGGATTTTACAAAAAGACTTCCAG GATTCGAAAGTTTAGCCAGTGATGATCAGATTGCATTGCTGAAAGGCTCCACAATTGAAACAATGTTTTTACGTTCTGCCCAGATATACAATGAACAAGGGATTGAATGCCAGTCATCATTCCATGAAA GTCAAGTAAAATTTTCTGCCAATGCTATATGCGCTCAAGATAAAAGTACTTACTTAGGACTGTCCCATACTGAAGAAAGCCCAACATCAACTACTACAACAG GTATCACTGAGGAGTTTATCACTGCACTATTTTATTTCTACAGGAGCATGGGAGAACTCAATGTGACAGAGAGAGAGTATGCATTGCTTGTTGCAACTACTGTGTTTTTTTCAG ATCGTCCActcctaaaaaacaaacaacatgtGGAGAATCTCCAGGAACCCTTTTTAGGAATTCTGTACAAGTATTCAAAGATATATCACCCTGAAGAACCACAACATTTTGCCCGTCTGATAGGGCGACTTACTGAACTCAGAACCCTCAATCACAACCACTCAGAGGTCCTAATAAGCTGGAGAACAAGGGATCCTAAGCGGATACCTGTACTTTGTGAAATATGGGACTTGCATTAA